One part of the Cyclobacteriaceae bacterium genome encodes these proteins:
- a CDS encoding ABC transporter permease produces the protein MLKNYFTIAIRNILKHRIFSFINIFGLAVAMSICMAIMMLVADQMMYDRYNPDRDRIYRITTRMVDKNNKLEIGNPYATATLPVRDELLNNFTGVEKAVRIMRGFGNNWLELEPSFDVNVPISGYFVDAEMLEVFKYELLYGDSKSALVNPYSVVLTKKAAEKLFKEENPLGQSFKVGELGIYTVTGVLKDNGNKSHIAVEAFASISTVPGLVAEGKLGKDLDNWYNFTMGWVYVVLERGKTPHDIQLALDKIYVDHFTELPNADTQPVKFSTQPLMSITPGEMLNNPIGPFMPWMIIYFLMGLAGIVLLTSCFNFTNLSIARSLGRAREIGVRKVTGAARWQIFIQFVNESVVVALFALVMAFGILMFIKPHMLDLAFARALRWDLEGNYFVYIVFLLFAIVVGVLAGLFPAGVLSGFQPIQVLKNLGNTRLMSKMGLRKALLVVQFTFSMIFIISVIVLFNQLQLFVNIDNGFDSKDKIIVRTGEADKDRVKHELLKYPEVLTVSAASHIPAAGIVYGHGFKKQLTDSDWLTMNYFSVDEDYLHNMDIELVAGRFYDGQAGESNRNFIVINEEAVRAFHYGSNYEALGQVIINQPDSTEKQIIGVVKDYNHEMFAEKLGPLALMFNPAEYSILQVGYTGNYLQAKEKVEKVWASLYPELKSDIRAFDEEMNSLYDIVFGTLVKVLGFITFLAIVISCLGLLGMATYTVETRKKEIALRKVLGSSNQSLVLILSKGYLSILLLAMALAIPVAYFINNLWLQNFAFHVSVDLLTIALSVFVLLLFGGITIGSQTLQAAFINPVENLKNE, from the coding sequence ATGCTTAAAAACTACTTCACTATTGCTATTCGAAATATTCTTAAACACAGGATATTCTCCTTCATCAACATTTTTGGTTTGGCCGTGGCGATGTCGATATGCATGGCGATTATGATGCTGGTGGCCGACCAGATGATGTACGACCGTTACAATCCTGATCGGGATAGGATTTACCGGATCACTACCCGTATGGTTGATAAAAACAATAAGCTGGAGATAGGCAACCCATATGCAACGGCAACCTTACCGGTAAGGGATGAGTTGTTGAATAATTTCACGGGTGTTGAAAAGGCCGTTCGTATTATGCGTGGCTTTGGCAACAACTGGCTGGAGTTGGAGCCTAGCTTTGATGTCAATGTTCCTATCAGCGGTTATTTTGTCGATGCCGAGATGCTTGAAGTATTCAAGTATGAATTATTGTACGGTGATTCAAAATCGGCCCTGGTCAATCCTTATTCGGTGGTGCTTACAAAAAAGGCTGCAGAGAAATTATTTAAGGAAGAAAATCCGTTAGGTCAAAGTTTTAAAGTTGGTGAGCTGGGAATTTATACAGTTACCGGTGTACTTAAGGATAATGGTAACAAATCGCATATTGCTGTAGAGGCATTTGCCAGCATCAGTACCGTGCCAGGCCTGGTTGCAGAGGGTAAATTAGGTAAGGACCTGGATAACTGGTACAATTTCACCATGGGTTGGGTGTATGTTGTGCTTGAAAGGGGCAAAACCCCTCACGATATTCAACTCGCCCTCGATAAAATTTATGTTGATCATTTTACTGAACTACCAAATGCTGATACTCAACCTGTTAAATTCAGTACCCAGCCTTTAATGAGCATTACACCGGGCGAAATGCTTAACAACCCCATCGGTCCTTTTATGCCCTGGATGATCATTTACTTTTTGATGGGCCTGGCTGGCATTGTACTCCTTACTTCATGCTTCAATTTCACCAATCTTTCCATTGCTCGCTCACTCGGTCGTGCACGGGAAATTGGTGTTCGCAAAGTAACAGGCGCAGCACGGTGGCAGATTTTTATTCAGTTTGTCAACGAATCTGTAGTGGTTGCCTTGTTTGCTTTGGTAATGGCGTTCGGTATTCTTATGTTCATAAAACCGCACATGCTCGACCTGGCCTTTGCCCGTGCCCTGCGGTGGGACCTTGAAGGAAATTATTTTGTTTACATAGTCTTCTTGTTGTTTGCAATTGTTGTTGGTGTACTGGCTGGGTTATTTCCTGCCGGTGTACTATCCGGCTTTCAACCCATACAGGTATTAAAGAACCTTGGTAATACGCGACTCATGTCAAAAATGGGGTTGCGTAAGGCACTGTTAGTAGTTCAGTTTACCTTCTCCATGATTTTTATCATCAGCGTTATTGTGCTGTTTAATCAATTGCAACTTTTTGTAAATATCGACAATGGCTTTGACTCAAAAGATAAAATAATTGTACGCACAGGTGAGGCCGATAAGGACAGGGTTAAGCATGAATTGCTCAAATATCCTGAAGTGTTAACTGTATCAGCCGCTTCGCACATACCGGCAGCCGGCATCGTGTATGGTCACGGTTTTAAAAAGCAGTTAACGGATAGTGATTGGCTAACCATGAATTATTTTTCAGTAGATGAAGACTATCTGCACAATATGGATATTGAGCTGGTTGCCGGAAGGTTTTATGATGGGCAGGCAGGCGAATCGAACAGGAATTTTATTGTAATCAATGAGGAAGCTGTGCGGGCTTTTCATTATGGTTCTAATTACGAGGCATTGGGGCAAGTTATTATCAACCAGCCCGACTCAACCGAAAAACAGATTATTGGCGTGGTTAAAGATTATAATCATGAAATGTTCGCAGAAAAACTTGGTCCATTGGCGTTGATGTTCAATCCGGCAGAGTACAGTATTCTTCAGGTTGGTTATACCGGAAACTATCTTCAGGCAAAGGAAAAGGTAGAGAAAGTTTGGGCTTCACTTTACCCGGAATTGAAATCCGACATCAGGGCTTTTGACGAGGAAATGAATTCATTGTATGACATTGTGTTTGGTACACTTGTGAAGGTTTTGGGTTTTATAACCTTCTTGGCAATTGTTATTTCCTGCCTGGGCTTATTGGGTATGGCTACGTATACGGTTGAAACGCGTAAGAAGGAAATTGCTTTGCGAAAAGTATTGGGTAGCAGTAATCAATCGTTGGTACTTATTCTCTCCAAGGGTTATCTGTCTATATTATTGTTGGCGATGGCGTTGGCCATACCGGTAGCCTATTTTATCAACAACCTTTGGTTACAAAATTTTGCTTTTCATGTTTCCGTGGATTTGCTTACGATCGCCTTAAGCGTGTTTGTGCTCTTGCTATTTGGTGGTATTACCATCGGCTCGCAAACATTGCAGGCAGCCTTTATTAATCCGGTTGAAAATTTGAAGAATGAATGA
- a CDS encoding efflux RND transporter periplasmic adaptor subunit, with product MDRQLKKKNWTFKRVATVGGIGIFVVFVAYQVLFADRRSRLKVEREKITIATVSRGVFQEFIPQTGTVEPSRTVYLDAVEGGTIKRVVAESGAMLKPGDIVLELSNLNREISVLDQESNLTQSINRIRETRLQITQNALRQQESLITIDNALATLKPQYERQKQLFEKKLISKQDFERTEADYFANLKRKEITYQAYKLDSLDRLRQIVQLDQSERKLLQSLENVGKILDNLVVKAPIEGQLTRPQLDVGQSVNPGQRLGQVDVVGSYKVRVEIDEIYLPRISEGLRATTNYAGKDYGLVITYVYPNVLNGRFPVDMNFTGETPSGIRRGLSLRLRIELGQSSEELLLPVGGFYKDTGGNWVYVLDADGNRAVKRSVRLGRKNTEHFEVLEGLKPGDRVITSSYENFGNNEVLVLN from the coding sequence ATGGATCGACAGTTAAAAAAGAAGAATTGGACCTTTAAGCGCGTAGCTACCGTAGGCGGTATTGGCATTTTCGTAGTATTTGTGGCCTACCAGGTATTGTTTGCCGACAGGCGTTCGCGCTTGAAAGTTGAAAGGGAAAAAATCACTATAGCCACCGTAAGCCGAGGAGTATTTCAGGAGTTCATTCCACAAACCGGAACAGTTGAACCAAGCCGCACGGTTTACCTGGATGCTGTAGAAGGGGGAACCATAAAACGCGTGGTGGCCGAAAGCGGTGCCATGTTAAAGCCTGGTGACATTGTTTTGGAATTAAGCAACCTTAACCGTGAGATCAGCGTCCTTGACCAGGAATCAAACCTGACGCAAAGTATTAACCGTATACGCGAAACCCGTTTGCAAATTACCCAAAATGCCTTGCGCCAGCAGGAAAGTTTGATAACCATTGACAATGCCCTGGCTACATTGAAACCCCAGTATGAACGACAAAAGCAGTTGTTTGAGAAAAAGCTGATTTCAAAACAGGATTTTGAACGCACCGAGGCCGACTATTTCGCAAACCTGAAGCGCAAAGAAATAACCTACCAGGCGTACAAGTTGGATTCGCTTGACAGGCTAAGGCAGATTGTGCAACTGGATCAAAGTGAGCGAAAACTTTTACAAAGCCTTGAAAACGTTGGTAAAATACTGGATAACCTGGTGGTGAAAGCACCCATTGAAGGGCAGCTTACACGCCCCCAGTTAGATGTTGGGCAAAGTGTAAACCCGGGCCAGCGTTTGGGGCAGGTAGATGTGGTGGGAAGTTATAAAGTACGCGTAGAGATTGACGAGATTTATTTGCCGAGAATTTCCGAAGGCCTGCGTGCCACAACCAATTATGCCGGCAAAGATTATGGGCTTGTGATTACCTATGTATACCCCAATGTGCTGAACGGACGCTTTCCGGTCGACATGAATTTTACAGGCGAAACACCTTCGGGTATTCGCAGGGGGTTGTCGTTACGGTTACGCATTGAGTTGGGCCAATCTTCAGAAGAATTATTACTTCCGGTTGGCGGTTTTTATAAAGATACAGGAGGAAATTGGGTGTATGTTTTGGATGCTGACGGTAACCGGGCTGTGAAAAGGAGCGTCAGACTGGGCAGAAAGAATACCGAGCATTTTGAAGTACTGGAGGGGCTTAAGCCTGGCGATAGGGTAATAACCTCATCGTATGAGAATTTTGGTAATAATGAAGTGCTGGTCTTAAATTAA
- a CDS encoding ABC transporter ATP-binding protein, translating into MIKLKNLEKVYTTEEVETTALNNINLEIKDGEFVAIMGPSGCGKSTLLNILGLLDNPSNGEYHFGEHEVSKYSERQRAQLRKGSIGFVFQSFNLIDELTVFENVELPLLYMKVPSTERKQRVEEVLERMNIMHRRNHFPQQLSGGQQQRVAISRAIVAKPKVILADEPTGNLDSANGEEVMKLLSQLNEEGTTIIMVTHSPYDANYAHRIVNLFDGKVVTENIKEQFHI; encoded by the coding sequence ATGATAAAACTAAAAAACCTTGAAAAGGTGTACACTACTGAAGAAGTAGAAACAACTGCACTAAACAATATTAACCTGGAGATTAAAGATGGTGAATTTGTAGCCATCATGGGACCTTCCGGTTGCGGAAAATCAACTTTGCTTAACATTCTTGGTTTGCTTGATAACCCATCAAATGGTGAGTACCATTTTGGCGAACACGAGGTATCAAAATATTCCGAGCGCCAGCGTGCCCAATTGCGTAAGGGTTCAATCGGTTTTGTGTTTCAAAGCTTTAACCTGATTGACGAGCTTACCGTGTTCGAAAACGTTGAACTTCCTTTGCTATACATGAAAGTACCTTCTACCGAGCGCAAGCAACGGGTTGAGGAAGTGTTGGAGCGCATGAACATCATGCACCGCAGAAACCACTTCCCGCAGCAACTTTCTGGTGGTCAGCAACAACGTGTGGCTATTTCGCGTGCCATTGTTGCCAAACCCAAAGTAATACTGGCCGATGAACCTACCGGTAACCTGGATTCAGCCAATGGTGAAGAAGTGATGAAGCTTCTTTCTCAACTGAATGAAGAGGGCACAACCATTATTATGGTTACGCACTCACCTTACGATGCCAACTATGCGCACCGCATTGTAAACTTGTTCGATGGTAAGGTAGTAACAGAAAATATTAAGGAGCAATTCCACATTTAA
- a CDS encoding ABC transporter permease yields MLKNYLLITFRSMMKSKVYIFINIVGMAIAIACCITAWYNYDFNASFDDHHKNTHEIYRVNMVRDFQGMTTEYGIVPVPLGEIVRQNSKDITASTRYSNSYADLRIDDEIFGSSISYVDPEFFSLFTFEFIKGSPSAIQGKTNLVISDELALRLFNSTDVLGRPVTHILQEGKLREFEVGAVFKLPPTNSSFNDEAFALYENYWDAAPELEQGQSWRFRNTLFLQLDNPARIASIEAQLLPFVENNNKIREDFIIKSYKLDPFVGMAVRDTYAERPGTWTREASPIAAVIGCAVMAIFVLLIACFNLTNTSIAISSRRLKEIGIRKVMGSMRGQLVFQFIGETMLVCFVSLMLGMAIAEWLLIPAFNSLWPYMKLTTDYFGKPDFLFVMIGILFFTGLLAGSYPAFYISKFQPTSILKGKLKFGGTNYFTRILLSLQFAISLIGIVCSIAFTENAQYQREFDLGFNQKEVLFTWVNSEAEYNALRNVMTQNPDVISISGSEHHFFSNYYNDPIKHEGTEIEVDIINVGDGYLKTAGLTLVEGRDFMVDSETDRKESVIITQRLASKFGWDKPIGKEIVWMDTVKFYVIGVVKDVYTNGLWRELEPLMIRTSGPEKYKHLLVSAPADKIVSVNEYMEAKWKEVFPYRKFGSRYMSDSNVEAITVNTNIVKMFIFLGLVAVLLSITGLFTLVSLNIIKKMKEIGVRKVLGASVSNISRVINTEFAIILLVACVLGAAGGFWMSDMLMGSIWKFYQKATVTAMLVSSLIVLSASALTVALKTYNTARMNPVNVLRDE; encoded by the coding sequence ATGTTAAAAAACTATTTACTGATTACCTTTCGCAGTATGATGAAGAGCAAAGTTTATATCTTCATCAATATAGTGGGAATGGCCATTGCTATTGCCTGCTGTATTACGGCCTGGTACAATTACGATTTCAATGCCAGTTTTGATGATCATCACAAGAACACACATGAAATTTATCGGGTAAACATGGTCCGGGATTTTCAAGGAATGACTACTGAATATGGCATCGTACCCGTTCCTCTTGGCGAGATTGTTCGCCAGAATAGTAAGGATATAACCGCCAGTACAAGGTATTCCAATTCGTATGCCGACTTAAGAATTGATGATGAGATTTTCGGGTCAAGCATATCTTATGTTGATCCTGAATTTTTCTCCCTCTTTACTTTTGAGTTCATTAAAGGTTCTCCATCGGCAATACAAGGGAAAACCAACCTTGTTATAAGCGATGAACTGGCGCTGAGGTTGTTTAACTCAACCGATGTGCTGGGCAGGCCTGTTACCCATATACTGCAGGAAGGTAAGTTGCGTGAATTTGAAGTTGGTGCAGTATTTAAACTACCTCCAACCAATTCAAGTTTCAATGATGAGGCTTTTGCCTTATATGAAAATTACTGGGATGCAGCGCCCGAATTGGAGCAAGGTCAGAGCTGGCGTTTCCGTAATACGCTGTTTTTGCAGCTCGATAATCCTGCTCGAATAGCTTCAATTGAAGCTCAATTATTGCCTTTTGTTGAAAATAACAATAAGATTCGTGAAGACTTTATTATAAAAAGTTATAAGCTGGATCCTTTTGTAGGCATGGCCGTTAGGGATACCTATGCCGAAAGACCGGGAACCTGGACACGCGAGGCATCACCAATTGCTGCCGTTATTGGGTGTGCCGTTATGGCCATTTTTGTTTTACTTATTGCATGTTTCAACCTCACCAATACTTCAATAGCAATTTCATCACGCAGGCTTAAGGAGATTGGTATTCGTAAAGTTATGGGCAGTATGCGCGGCCAACTGGTGTTTCAGTTTATTGGTGAAACCATGTTGGTTTGTTTTGTTTCCCTGATGCTTGGGATGGCGATTGCCGAATGGCTATTGATACCTGCTTTCAATTCGCTATGGCCTTACATGAAGCTTACAACCGATTATTTCGGCAAACCCGATTTTCTTTTTGTCATGATCGGCATACTTTTCTTTACCGGTTTACTGGCCGGGAGTTACCCTGCTTTTTACATCAGTAAGTTTCAGCCGACATCCATCCTGAAAGGAAAATTGAAATTTGGCGGAACTAATTACTTCACACGCATTTTATTATCGCTTCAGTTTGCTATATCACTCATAGGTATTGTTTGCAGTATCGCATTTACAGAAAATGCGCAGTACCAACGTGAGTTCGATCTTGGCTTTAACCAAAAGGAAGTACTGTTTACCTGGGTGAACAGCGAGGCAGAATACAATGCTCTGCGGAATGTTATGACGCAAAATCCCGATGTGATTTCTATTTCAGGATCTGAACATCATTTTTTTTCCAACTATTACAACGATCCAATCAAACATGAAGGAACAGAGATTGAAGTGGATATCATTAATGTGGGCGATGGGTATCTGAAAACTGCAGGTCTTACCCTTGTTGAAGGCAGGGACTTTATGGTCGATTCTGAAACCGATCGTAAAGAGTCAGTAATTATTACACAACGTCTTGCTTCAAAGTTTGGTTGGGATAAGCCCATCGGGAAAGAAATTGTTTGGATGGATACCGTAAAGTTCTATGTAATTGGTGTTGTAAAAGATGTTTATACCAACGGCTTATGGCGCGAATTGGAGCCCTTGATGATTCGCACCAGTGGGCCTGAAAAGTACAAGCACTTGCTGGTCAGTGCGCCTGCCGATAAGATTGTATCTGTAAACGAATACATGGAAGCCAAATGGAAAGAAGTTTTTCCTTACCGAAAATTTGGCAGTCGCTACATGTCCGATTCAAATGTGGAAGCCATTACCGTAAATACAAATATTGTTAAGATGTTCATTTTTCTGGGTTTAGTAGCCGTGCTTCTTTCCATTACGGGTTTGTTTACACTGGTCTCGCTCAATATTATTAAAAAGATGAAAGAGATTGGGGTGCGCAAAGTTTTAGGGGCCTCTGTCTCCAATATCTCCCGGGTTATCAATACGGAGTTTGCTATCATATTGTTGGTTGCCTGCGTGTTGGGCGCAGCCGGTGGTTTCTGGATGTCCGATATGCTCATGGGCAGCATCTGGAAGTTTTACCAGAAGGCTACAGTTACAGCTATGTTGGTTTCCTCGTTGATTGTTTTGTCCGCTTCGGCCTTAACGGTGGCGTTGAAAACCTATAACACGGCACGCATGAACCCGGTGAATGTGTTGCGGGATGAGTAA